In a single window of the Coffea eugenioides isolate CCC68of chromosome 3, Ceug_1.0, whole genome shotgun sequence genome:
- the LOC113766411 gene encoding glutathione S-transferase U17-like: MAASDVKLLGARPSPFVNRVQVALNLKSIDYEFIPQNLAEKSELLLKSNPVHKKVPVLIHSDQPISESLVIVQYVDEVWSGPPSLLPADPYDRATARFSAAYIDEKWSPLVRNLINATDEQSKAAAAEKVFEGLKLLEDAFVNSSKGKGFFGGEKLGFLDVVLGCYLGWVRAGEIITGLKILDETKTAALVGWAERFTSNKAVDGVIPEPEELVSFMKMQARAAAAADASSK; encoded by the exons ATGGCAGCAAGTGATGTAAAGCTTCTTGGTGCACGTCCGAGCCCATTCGTGAACCGGGTTCAGGTTGCCCTCAACCTCAAGTCAATAGACTATGAATTCATCCCACAAAACTTGGCAGAGAAAAGCGAGCTCCTTCTTAAATCTAATCCTGTTCACAAGAAGGTCCCAGTACTCATCCATAGTGATCAGCCCATCTCCGAGTCACTTGTGATTGTGCAGTACGTTGATGAGGTCTGGTCTGGTCCTCCCTCTCTCCTTCCTGCTGATCCCTATGACCGCGCCACTGCTCGCTTTTCGGCCGCTTACATTGATGAAAAG TGGTCTCCATTGGTGCGGAATCTTATAAATGCAACGGACGAGCAGTCAAAAGCAGCTGCAGCGGAGAAAGTATTTGAAGGCTTAAAATTGTTGGAGGATGCATTTGTGAATTCAAGCAAAGGGAAGGGCTTCTTTGGTGGAGAAAAATTAGGCTTCCTTGATGTTGTTCTGGGTTGCTACTTGGGATGGGTAAGGGCTGGAGAAATAATTACAGGTTTGAAAATACTGGACGAAACCAAGACAGCAGCCCTGGTGGGATGGGCTGAGAGGTTTACTTCTAATAAAGCTGTTGATGGTGTTATACCCGAGCCTGAGGAACTCGTTAGCTTTATGAAAATGCAAGCTAGGGCCGCTGCTGCTGCTGATGCTTCTTCAAAGTGA